In bacterium, the DNA window TCAAATGTGTATGGGATAATCCTGAGGTCTATATATGGTCTTTGCTTGAAATTGGTAATACTGTGTATGTAGGGACAGGTGCGAGTGGTAAGATATATAAAATTGAGAGAGGTAAGGATACACTTTTGTTTGATACAAAAGCAACAGGTGTATTTTCACTTAATACACATAAGGGTAAGATTTATGCTGGCACTGCTCCTAATGGAGTAATTTATGTGATAGATAAGACTGGGGTTGGTAAAGTTTTATATGAGACTGGTGAAAAATATGTATGGGACATTGTATTTGATGAGTCTGATAATCTTTATGCAGCTACCGGGACTACTGGCAAGATACTTAGGATTACAAAAGCTGGTATTTTAGACACTTTTTATGTAACAGGTGATATGAATGTGACTTCCCTTGTATACTTCAAGCCGTATCTTTATGCTGGTACAGGGGAGCGTGGTCTTTTATTTAAGATTGATAAGCAAGGTAAAGGCATGTGTATATATGATGCAGATGAATCAGAAATCACATCTATTATTTTAAAGGATAGTTTATTGTTTATATCTGTGACCGAAGATACTTTAGGCTCTGTTTATAAGATTTATCCTGATAATAGAATAGACAGGCTATGGCATACTAATTCAGCAATTCGGGGTCTGCAAGAAGTAGCTAATAAATTCTTTGTAGCGGCTGGCAATCGTGTATATAGAGTGGATACTGCTGGTAATGTGGAGCTCCTATTTGAATTGCCGACAGATATTTCATGTATGTTAAATAACTGGGTTGGTACATCTGAAGTTGGTAAGCTATATAAAATTGATGAAGGTATGTCAAAATCTGGTACAATAGAGTCAGCTTCGTATGATACAAAAGGGGTTTCGGAGTGGGGGAGGCTCGAATTTAAATCTGTTGGCAATATTGAATTTAGGACACGTTCTGGGAATTTAAGTGAGCCAGATAAAACATGGGAAGAGTGGAAGCCTATTAGTAGGGATGGTAAAGTTATGAGCTCCAATGCCAGATTTATTCAATGGGAGGCTGTGTTAAAAGGGCCTGAATCTATGATTAAGGCTGTCAAGTTATCATATTTGCCTCAAAATGAGAAGCCTAAAATTATTAATATTAATATTTTAAAGCCGAAGCCAAAAGAGGATGTTCCTGAGGGTGCGAGGCTTATCTCCTGGTCTGCTACTGACCCAAATGGCGACAGTTTGTGTTTTAACATATACTTTAAATTGACTGACGAAAAGAAATGGCTTTTGTTAAAAGAATCGGTGTTAGACACTTTTTATTATATAGACCCGAAAACATTTATTGATGGTGAATATGAGTTCAAAGTAGAAGCCTCTGATTCACTAAGCAATCCAAAAGCATACGCTATGAAGAGTGATAAGGTGTCAAGTGTGTATTTAATAGATAACACACCACCTGATATTAAAATAGGAAGTGTAGAGCACAGTATGCTTTCATTTAAAGTTACTGATAATCTAAGTTATATAGAATTTTGTGATTATGCCTGTGATGGTGGTAAATGGGAACAGGTCTTTCCTGTAGATAAAATATTTGACTCAAGAGCTGAAGAGTTTATAATTTCAGTAAAAGATGCTCATAAAGTAGTTATAAGGACGGGTGATGTGTGCGGTAATGTAAGTCTAAAAAGTAAAGTAATAAAATGATGAATGACGAATGTCGAATTCTTGAAGTCTATCCTAATACATTCAGCAAAAAGACAGAAATCAGAATACAGAATATAGATTACAGATTAACGATTTATGACTTAACTGGCAGATTAATTCGCACATTTCCACTACTCAATTCTTGCAACTCCTTTCTCAATTCTGTCACTTGGGATGGTAAAGATGCGGGCAGTATTATTATTCGGTTAATTCGTTATCATTAGAGTAATTCGTTTAAGATAAACAATGAGTTATTGGGTAGAAATACTGAAATGGGTAGTTTATGGGATTATGGGGTTATTGGGCCTGCTTGCTATATTCCTGATCCTGAAGACCATATTTCGTATCCTGCTGAAACTAAGACCTCAGCGGCGTGCTGAGTTAGGTCGTATCTGTCTTATATTAGTAGCTGTTCTTATTGGGTTGAGTCTTGTCGCTTTTAATAAGAGAGATTATTACAATTACGAAAACTTAACTCTTTCATCTTTAATATCTCTAAAGCTCTCGGAGCTCGTAGTTCCGAATGTACTTAACAAATGTGGGATTGTAGGTGCTATAGTAAGTTTATGGCTTTATAAGGTATTGGGTATATCAGGTTATTTTATACCTATCATTCTATTACTTTGGGGCATTTTACCGAGTAGATATTATGGTAAGCTCTCTTTACAGAGTGTATTTTTGATTGGTATAGCTGTTTTTATATGTTTTTTGTTATCAAGTCTGCCCCAAATAGGAATAAGAGGTATCACCTCGAGCGGTGGTATTGTGGGGGACAAGTTATCAATTTTACTAACCCGTTACTTTGGGATTGGCAAATGGCTGATTGCATTAGCGTTTGTATTTGGTTTACTTTTGACATTTGATAGGTTTAGGAAGTTTATGTTTAGGAAGCCAAAAATGAGAACTCGTGTTAAATTAGAGAAGCCTGTTGCAGTTTCATTAGAAGAAAAAATATCCCCTGTTGTAAAAAAAGTAATAGTAACAAAGCCATTTGAGCCTCGTCGTCCAGTTTTGGATGTTTCAATGTTTAATGAGCTATATCTTTCAAAATTACATGAGCCTGAACCTCCATCTGAGTCTGAGAGTGAAAAAGAGCTACAAAATAAAGCAAAAGTTATTGAACAGAAATTTCAAGAGTTTGAAGTTTTTGGTAAGGTAACTAAGATAGCACCCGGTCCTGTTATTACCCGGTATGAGTATGAGCCAGCTCCCGGAATAAAGGTTTCTAAAATTGAATCACTTGCCGACGACATTGCTTTGTCAATGAAGGCGCCTCGAATAAGGATTGTCGCCCCTGTCCCTGGAAAAGCGGTGATTGGGATAGAGGTGCCAAATCGTAAGCGTGACAATGTTTATTTAAAAGAGATTTTGGCTTCCTCTGCTTTTACTTCCATAGAGTCAAAACTTGGTTTTGCCTTAGGTAAGAATATAGCTGGTGAGCCAGTTTGTGCTGATATTGCCAGTTTTCCTCATCTCTTAATAGCAGGAGCAACTGGGTCTGGCAAGAGTGTGTGTATAAATGCGATGGTAGCAAGTATATTGTATAGAGTACAACCCAGTGAGCTCAGATTTTTAATGATTGACCCCAAACGTTTGGAACTACCTGTGTACAACGGTATTCCTCATCTTGTAAGACCTGTAATCTCTGATGCTAAAGAGGCTCTGTCTGCATTAAAAGAGATTATAGAGTGGATGGAGTTTCGTTACAGAGAGTTTGCAAAGGCTGGTGTGAGAGATATAGATGGCTATAATCAGAAGGCGCTTATTCCTAAGCCCTATATTTTAATAATTGTAGACGAACTTGCCGACCTGATGATAACTGCGCCAAGAGATATTGAAGCCACTCTAACCCGCTTAGCACAGATGTCGCGTGCTGTAGGTATCCACCTTGTATTAGCAACACAGCGACCAAGTGTAGATGTAATCACAGGCTTGATAAAGGCAAACTTTCCAGCTCGTATTGCGTTTCAGGTAGCATCAAAGACTGATTCACGAACTATTTTAGATATGAATGGGGCTGAAAAGTTACTTGGTAGAGGTGATATGCTATTTATACCGCCTGGTAAGGGAATACCTGAGCGTTTACATGGTGCATATATATCCACTCAAGAAGCTAAGGAGATAGCTAATTTATGGACAGAGAGCTGGCTATCTGAGCTACTGCATGGCAAAATTGAGCATTCACGTGAGTTATCAAGAGATATAACAGAACAGGACTTGGTAGAGTCACTTATCTTTAAGGATGTGTTTCCGGGTGCAAAGGAGCGTATTGAATTATTTGCAAAAGAGAGTGAGTCAAGATATGGGATAGTGAGTGATAAGATTCGTGACTTACTTTTAGAGCTCGAGTATTACCCGAAACTTGAAGAAGAAACCTTGGTTTTTGAGGCTGAAGAAAAAATAGAGGAAGCCGAAGTTGCTGAAGGACCTGATGAATTATTTGATGAAGCCAAGCGACTTGTAGTCCGTCGTCAGGTGGCTTCAGTCTCTCTATTACAGCGTCATTTCAAGATAGGTTATGCACGTGCTGGTAGGATAATAGACCAGTTGGAGAAAGCTGGTGTTATTGGTCCATATGTGGGTAGTAAATCAAGGGAAGTGCTGATACCGAGGGATGAAGGCTAAGATAGAAATGACGAATGACGAAATCGGGATGGGAAATACGGTTAAGGAAAAGTGAAGAATAAGATTTATATTTACGAGGATGATGGGTATAGTAATTTTTTACCTCTTGTGTACCTAAAACCTGTATTTGACCTTTATTGTGGACTGTATACATTTAGGGAGAGGGTATCTAAAATATATGGTAAAGTCCCTATCCCTATCTCAAGATTTGATACCCCTGTAATCTCGGATGGTCTTTTCATTAATGGGAGGGCAATTTTGCATAAAGAGCTGCCAGGTGGAGATGGGGATGAAGTATTTGTAGCCGATAATGAGGTAGTGGGATTCAGATTACAAGAGGTGAGACATCAAATTACAAATTACAAATTGCAAAATTTAAAACCTCCAATAAAAGGTGAATTTTTGGCTACTTTAATGAAAAAACTTAAGCCTGTAAAAGTGGATGCGCAACTGATTAAGTATCCGTGGAATATTATCTCATATAATAAAGAGTTAATTAGTAAGGACTTCAAGTTAATGGGTATTGGGCAATCGAGCAATATAGGAGTTGAGCAATCAATAAATTTAATAGGGAAGCCAGCTAATTTATATACTGGAAAGGATGTAAAGATTGAGCCTGGGGTATTTTTGAATACAGAGTGTGGTCCAATATATATTGATGATGGTGCCATTCTACGACCACCAAGCATCATTGATGGTCCTTGTTATATAGGTAAAAATAGTATTATTGATGGTGCAAAAATACGGCCTGGAACCACAATTGGTAAAGTATGTAGGATTGGGGGTGAGGTTGATTGTAGTATTTTCTCAGATTATTCTAATAAACATCACGAAGGTTTTGTCGGTCATTCATTTGTAGGTGAATGGGTAAATCTTGGTGCTCTGACTACAACCTCAGACCTAAAGAATACTTATGGGACGATAAAATTACAAATTACAAATTGCAAATCTAAAATTGATACAGGTCTAATAAAAGTGGGTGCATTTATTGGTGACCACACGAAAACTGGGATAGGGACCTTATTAGATACAGGCTGTATTATTGGTTGTTTTGCAAATATCTACGGGGGAGGCGCTTTTGAAAAATACATACCACCATTTAGCTGGGGTACTAAAGACAAACTTGTAACATATGAGCTAAAAAAGGCATTAGAAGTGGCAAAGATAGTGATGGCACGGCGTGGAGTAAATTTGAGTAAAGAATATGTGGAAAGGATAAAAGCAGCATTTGAGCTAACTGAAAAAGAAAGAAGATAATAAGGGATGACGAATGACGGAAATGGGTAAGTTTGATAATGTAAAGTATGAGTCTCATGGAATATAAGGTGAAGTGGTTTTTACCTCTTTCATTTACACGTAGATATCGAATGTTTGCCAGCTCCTTAGAACTTTTTAAAGAATTACAAAGAAGACTTAATAGAAACGAAAAAGTATACAGATAGGCAAAGGGATAAAGAGGATATAGAAATACTTGATAAGATTATGCAAGGTGAGATATGAAAGTAGCGATTATCGGGACAGGGCATGTAGGTTTAATAACAGGTGTATGTTTTGCAGATATAGGGAATGATGTTATCTGTGTAGACAATGATGATAATAAAATTGCTATGCTCAAAAAAGGTGAGCTTCCAATATATGAACCTGGCCTAAAGGAGCTTTTAAATAAGAACAAGAGAAGGATAACATTTACCACATCGATAAAGACTGGAATACAAGATACACCTGTAATATTTATCTGTGTCGGCACTCCTACCAGAGCTTCTGGTGATGCTGACCTCTCTTCAGTTGAGAATGTGATAACCCAAATTGCAGAGTCTATGAAAGAGTATAAGCTTGTAGTAGAGAAGAGTACTGTGCCTGTACAAACTGGAATAAGAATAAAACAGCTAATGAACTCAAAGGTCAAAAAAGGAATTAAGTTTGATGTAGCCTCTAATCCTGAGTTCCTGAGGGAAGGTAATGCAATTTATGACTTTATGCATCCTGATAGAATTGTGATAGGAGTGGAGAGTGATACTGCAAAGAAGCTATTGTTTGACCTTTATGAGCCAATAAAGGCACCTATTTTAGTAACAGATATTGAATCTGCTGAGTTGATAAAGCATGCCTCCAATTCTTTTCTTGCAATGAAGGTATCATTTATAAATGCAGTATCAAGAATTTGTGAGCTTTCAGGTGCTGATATTGACAAAGTTGCCAAAGGTATAGGGCTTGACCATAGGATTGGACACGAATTTCTAAATGCAGGTGTAGGGTTTGGTGGTTTTTGTTTTCCAAAAGACTTGAAGGCATTTAGAAGAATATCACAAAAGTTGGGCTACGAATTTGAGCTACTTGATATAGTAGAAAAAATAAATGAATTGGCGAAAGCTAACTTTGTATCCAAAGTAGAAGACATACTCTGGAATTTAGCAGGTAAGACAATTGGAATCTTAGGGCTTGCTTTTAAACCAAATACAGAAGATATGAGGTATGCTCCATCTATTGACATAATCCATATGTTCCAAAATGGAGGTGCTAAAATAAAAGTGTATGACCCGCAAGCAATGCCAGTAGCCAAAAAACTACTTAAAGATGTAGTTTATTGCAAAGACCCATATGAGGTAGCTGAGGGTGCTGATTGTCTTTGCATTATTACTGAGTGGAATGAATTTAAAAAATTAGATTTAACTCGTATAAAGTCGTTACTTAAGTCTCCTATTATAATAGATGGCAGAAATATCTTTGACCGGAAGTCAATTGAAGCACTTGGTTTTGTTTATAAAGGAATAGGTAGGTAATATAAAAATTAAATATCAAATATCAAAATGTAAGACGAATGACGAAATCCGAATGACGAATGGATAAGAGTCTAAAAGTGTAAGAGTATAAAAGTGTAAGAAATGATAATTGTTGTAACAGGTGGGGCTGGCTTTCTTGGCTCACATTTATGCGAGTTTTTGCTAAAACTTGGTCATAGGGTTATCTGTATAGATAATTTTATAACAGGAACACGTGAAAATATATCACATCTTTTGACCAATACAGACTTTAAATTGATTGAACAGGATGTGAGCAAATATATAGATATTGATGGTAAACTGGACTGGGTATTACATTTTGCATCTCCTGCTTCTCCTATTGATTATCAACGCTACCCTATCCAGACCCTGAAGGCAGGTGCTCTTGGTACTCATAATACTTTAGGACTGGCAAAATCTAAGGGGGCTAAGTTTTTACTTGCATCAACTTCTGAAGTTTATGGTGACCCATCTTGTAATCCACAACCCGAAACTTATTGGGGTAGTGTGAATCCAATTGGACCAAGGGGTGTATATGATGAGGCAAAAAGGTTTGCTGAAGCTATAACTATGGCATACCATAGGTATCATGGTGTAAATTGTCGTATTGCGAGGATATTTAATACCTAT includes these proteins:
- a CDS encoding DNA translocase FtsK 4TM domain-containing protein → MSYWVEILKWVVYGIMGLLGLLAIFLILKTIFRILLKLRPQRRAELGRICLILVAVLIGLSLVAFNKRDYYNYENLTLSSLISLKLSELVVPNVLNKCGIVGAIVSLWLYKVLGISGYFIPIILLLWGILPSRYYGKLSLQSVFLIGIAVFICFLLSSLPQIGIRGITSSGGIVGDKLSILLTRYFGIGKWLIALAFVFGLLLTFDRFRKFMFRKPKMRTRVKLEKPVAVSLEEKISPVVKKVIVTKPFEPRRPVLDVSMFNELYLSKLHEPEPPSESESEKELQNKAKVIEQKFQEFEVFGKVTKIAPGPVITRYEYEPAPGIKVSKIESLADDIALSMKAPRIRIVAPVPGKAVIGIEVPNRKRDNVYLKEILASSAFTSIESKLGFALGKNIAGEPVCADIASFPHLLIAGATGSGKSVCINAMVASILYRVQPSELRFLMIDPKRLELPVYNGIPHLVRPVISDAKEALSALKEIIEWMEFRYREFAKAGVRDIDGYNQKALIPKPYILIIVDELADLMITAPRDIEATLTRLAQMSRAVGIHLVLATQRPSVDVITGLIKANFPARIAFQVASKTDSRTILDMNGAEKLLGRGDMLFIPPGKGIPERLHGAYISTQEAKEIANLWTESWLSELLHGKIEHSRELSRDITEQDLVESLIFKDVFPGAKERIELFAKESESRYGIVSDKIRDLLLELEYYPKLEEETLVFEAEEKIEEAEVAEGPDELFDEAKRLVVRRQVASVSLLQRHFKIGYARAGRIIDQLEKAGVIGPYVGSKSREVLIPRDEG
- a CDS encoding putative sugar nucleotidyl transferase — protein: MKNKIYIYEDDGYSNFLPLVYLKPVFDLYCGLYTFRERVSKIYGKVPIPISRFDTPVISDGLFINGRAILHKELPGGDGDEVFVADNEVVGFRLQEVRHQITNYKLQNLKPPIKGEFLATLMKKLKPVKVDAQLIKYPWNIISYNKELISKDFKLMGIGQSSNIGVEQSINLIGKPANLYTGKDVKIEPGVFLNTECGPIYIDDGAILRPPSIIDGPCYIGKNSIIDGAKIRPGTTIGKVCRIGGEVDCSIFSDYSNKHHEGFVGHSFVGEWVNLGALTTTSDLKNTYGTIKLQITNCKSKIDTGLIKVGAFIGDHTKTGIGTLLDTGCIIGCFANIYGGGAFEKYIPPFSWGTKDKLVTYELKKALEVAKIVMARRGVNLSKEYVERIKAAFELTEKERR
- a CDS encoding UDP-glucose/GDP-mannose dehydrogenase family protein; the protein is MKVAIIGTGHVGLITGVCFADIGNDVICVDNDDNKIAMLKKGELPIYEPGLKELLNKNKRRITFTTSIKTGIQDTPVIFICVGTPTRASGDADLSSVENVITQIAESMKEYKLVVEKSTVPVQTGIRIKQLMNSKVKKGIKFDVASNPEFLREGNAIYDFMHPDRIVIGVESDTAKKLLFDLYEPIKAPILVTDIESAELIKHASNSFLAMKVSFINAVSRICELSGADIDKVAKGIGLDHRIGHEFLNAGVGFGGFCFPKDLKAFRRISQKLGYEFELLDIVEKINELAKANFVSKVEDILWNLAGKTIGILGLAFKPNTEDMRYAPSIDIIHMFQNGGAKIKVYDPQAMPVAKKLLKDVVYCKDPYEVAEGADCLCIITEWNEFKKLDLTRIKSLLKSPIIIDGRNIFDRKSIEALGFVYKGIGR
- a CDS encoding SDR family oxidoreductase — its product is MIIVVTGGAGFLGSHLCEFLLKLGHRVICIDNFITGTRENISHLLTNTDFKLIEQDVSKYIDIDGKLDWVLHFASPASPIDYQRYPIQTLKAGALGTHNTLGLAKSKGAKFLLASTSEVYGDPSCNPQPETYWGSVNPIGPRGVYDEAKRFAEAITMAYHRYHGVNCRIARIFNTYGERMRLNDGRVIPNFISQSLKGDNLTIYGDGTQTRSFCYVADMIDGIWRLMNTEIHEPVNLGNPVEFTVIELAKLFIKITGSKSKIVYLPLPEDDPKVRCPDIRLAKAKLGWLPKVSLEEGLKKAINYFKQSPY